DNA sequence from the Narcine bancroftii isolate sNarBan1 chromosome 11, sNarBan1.hap1, whole genome shotgun sequence genome:
caacctattaaaggttcctcgatctggtggccgaaatttggatctgatgaggattgggttagacgagcattaaacatatatgtaaattcgagaccaaaggtgaatcaagaagagtcagcgtatgcattttgttgggttccctggccaggatccttaacaaaatgttttaaattgagggtagcgggagaaaaaaagtgggaacctctggacaaccttccccctccttacattcccccggtgcctactgcgcccgaggaaagctcattaccggaggggaaaggtgatgaatctgattgcccagaaaggggccgggaaaaaaaggatgaattaagggagtcggaccctaaacttccactggtaaaccgaccctggacaagatcccagactggtccaggaccatcaaagttttcaataagcctaaatcccctgagggaagttcctatgggaggaccgggagggggaacgggatatgtgaatgttcccctaactagtacagaggtgcggggatttaagaaagaaatgaaaaagttattggaagatcctataggactggctgaacagctcgaccaattcctgggaccaaacacatacacgtgggaagagatgcaggcaataatgggaacattattctcaccccaggagaggcagatgattcgacgggctgccctcctcatgtgggaatatgaacaacctggggaccccagaccccatgaacaaaaatatcccttaaatgaacccaggtgggacaaacgaacacccgagtgattggcaagtatgagacaatatagagagtggacaattaaagggatacgggaggctgtgccaaagggtcacaatttcaccaaggcatttgggaaccaccaggggaaagatgagtcccctactgattttttggagagggtgagaaagaatgtccaacagtatgcgggcttggaccctagtacaccaatgggtgaacagcttattcgaattgaatttgtttccaaatcatggcaggacattagaaagaaactagaaaaggaggaggactggagcgaaaaacccctaagtgacctgttaaaaaaggcgcaaaaagtatatgtgcagagagaagaagatcaaaagagggcgacaaaggttatggtacagactatccgacagatgaatgccgaatccagaggggaaagaaaacaaaaccttcctctaaacaatccaagatatccaagagagggaagaccccggaggttcgttaagtgctattactgcaatgaggaaggacactttaagagggaatgcccccgatacaagagggaattgcgtgccctcgaacttatggaagaagattagggggggtcaggggttccaaatgttagggaccaagtataagagggaacccctggtaaaactaaaaattggtcccaagggagaagaggtggtctttatggtggacacaggagcggaacgaagtagtgtaataactgtgccaatcggaactgagcctgtaaaaagtaatttgacaatttctgggatagaaggggctcccagaatggtatcaataattccccaagtaacagtgaaactggaagaaagagaaggggtacaagacctcttgttgttaccgtcggctggatttaacctcctaggaagggacttacaggctctcctaggtttgggtgctctccctgtggatggagaagtgcgagtccacctctgtgctctaaaggaagaggatgaacggcagattgacgagagagtctggtataaggagggaaatcgaggaggtctggacatcccacctttacatgtcacattaataccaggtcatcagctggtaaggaaacgtcagtatcctatttctttggaagggagaaaagggctacagccggtaattgagactctaatacgagacggactattagaagaatgcatgtcaccttataacacccctatactcccagtgaaaagtcagatggatcctatcgcctagttcaggatctaagaagtttgaatgctattgttcagacccgccacccagtggtgcctaatccctatactattatgagtcggattcccccagaccatgagtggtttagtgttatcgacttgaaggatgccttctggacgtgtccattagaagaggaaagtagagatatgtttgcgtttgaatgggaaaatccatggacaggcagacggagacagcttcggtggactgtattgccccaagggttcactgaatctccaaacctgtttggacaaatgctagaacaaatcctggtggactatccacaatctgatgattcccaactaatgcagtatgtggacgatttactattatcaggacccaaggaacaagaaatgaggggagatacaattagactcttgaattatctggggaaaaagggtctacgggtgtccaggaacaagttacagttcgttgagagaactgtggtatatctgggacaccagataagtaaaggacagaaacggattacccctgaacagattgcgggaatcactagaatgccgttaccccgtaataagaaggaaataagacaattcctgggactcttaggttactgtaggttatggatagaggactactcagctttggtgaagtttatgtatgaaaaattgacaaatgaaaatgaatatccattgaaatggacccaggaggaggagggatggttcgaggacttgaagcatcgcctgacatgagccccagtactcactctgccctctttaaaacagcccttccagctatttgtcactcataaccaaggaacagctgtgggagttttaacacaggaaaaaggcggtcagcgacacccagtggctttcctttccaaaatgatggacccagtgtctcgcggatggccgacgtgtatccagggagtagcggctgctgctctgttggtagaggaagtacGTAAAcatacttttggaggaaagatgactgtgtacacctcccattctgtgagtgttttattaacacaaactgcccatcgatggctgactgattctcgcatattaaagtatgaaaccattttaatggtcggagaagatctacagtttgcaaagattaatagctgcaacccagctcagtttttatacggcagtgaaacagagagagaggtggagcacgactgtgtcgagttgacagatcttcagaccaagacccgagaagacctttgcgatactccgctgggagaaggatatgaattctacattgacggctccgctagatgtgttgacggaatgagaagaagtgggtatgctataatagaaggaaatacttggaaagtagtaggatccacgagactacctggaagctggtcagcacaatcctgtgaactatatgccttgcagagagccctcagaatactggaaaagaaaattggaacgatttacactgattccaaatacgcatacggggtagtgcatacctttggtaagatctggaaggagcgtggtctaattacatcaagaggaaaggaattggcacacgaacagatgattactctgactttagaagccttgacattaccccaggaaatagcagtggtctacataccaagccatcaaaggggagataccccgacagcaattggaaacagactggctaatgaagaagccaaaagggcagccatgcaacaagaagtccgtttgctgaccttaatcccaataagacaaggcataaagaaggctcccattttcactgctaaggaagaaaaggacatggctcagctgggcgcaagccagctgcctgatggaacatggaagacaccagatggaagaatggttctaaataaagaaataactcgcaatattttaaaacacctgcatcatcagagccactggggcacccaagccttatgtgacacagtgcttcgagaatatgtgtgtaagggaatctacaccttggcccaacaggaggtgcagaattgtcacctatgcacaaaaattaataagaaggtaatgaggacagggaccatgggaggtcaaccattagccatacgcccttttcaacgtatccagatcgacttcacagagttacctcaagtccaaagatggaagtatctgttggtgataatagatcactttacccgatgggtggaagccttcccaacaataaatgctacagcctctacaatagctcgcctcctcctagaacagataatccccagatatggtataatggattctatagactcagacaggggtccacatttttcttcaaaaatccagcaattgatttgtaatgcattacaggtctcttggaaattgcataccccttggcatccacaaagctcagggagggttgaacgtatgaatggaaccctaaaaatgcaattgacaaaattaatggtggaaactaaaatgccttggataaagtgtctgcccctggctttattgagaattcgtactgccccacgaaaagatgtaggattgtccccttatgaaatgatgtttgggcttcccttctggagtacagttgaggggtgtcccaccttgggggaaggggatatatttgttaggaactatttacaggcactgtcacgctctcttacagatttacgaaagagaggactattggcacaaacaccgcctctagacttttctttacacaaagtggaaccaggagattggatcctcatcaagacctggaaaactgaaaaattccagccccagtgggaaggtccataccaagttctcttaactacagaggctgcagcacgaacaagagagaaggggtggacgcacgcatccagatttaagggacctgtagaggcgcctcaggaccctgatacgaactcagattggacttgtgttcctggagaaaaacctcttaccttgcgatttcgcagaaagacttgattcacaatgttattgttatgttctttgatttttcttagtttgcctatgtctttatcaggtgtgaaatgtaagaaatgcagagacacagtggtcctgtttcaggaccacatttggggaagaaaggagggtaattttatttcccatacctcagttcctgagaaatgctgggcagaatataccacccaacatccatataccccttgtgtggaaaaagaaggaaataatatgggtcattatatacagattcctaataccactcctttccctcttaacagttggaagggtgactcaggcccaccatgccctgatggactctggttttgcatacaccagcgtactattccaatgaaaagttccactccacactcgaaagtgcctgcccctttaagacagccggacttagttcgagtccatccaaataaccatgaaagtttcggtcatgcagttgggggagataacctttttgtagatcttgcaactaaaattgcaggaacttttaatgtaaccaattgttgggtctgcgggggtccacggatgtcagagcaatggccttggtgggtggagtccctcaattcattgaccatgatttcccgaatatggacaactaaccgaacgagatcaagagaaacttggtctctctctaacgtcccctctggtttttattgtctctcacgaaccggcaaatacccagtaggaaaaagtccctgcaaggctgtatggattcgcatttcgcctggtattttcacttggtttcctaaacccctgacttggttcttatccactgtttttaaaactaattgcctacccctgtctaatagcagtattcagttttggaattgtaccagttccaccatcacaggaccataccagtcaaaccctgttcttaaaagagtttgggaaagggggtatggagtatccccaaatggattattctgggtatgtggtaataaagcttatactcgtcttccctcacagtggagtggaacttgtttcctaggaataatcctcccagaatttttcctcctaccccacgatcacggtcataaattaggagtgaaggtttttgatacattacaccgtcagccccgctctagcacggtacatttgggacaatggggagatgattggcctccagaacgcataattcaatattatggtcccgctacatgggctcaagatggatcctggggttatcgtactcctatttatatgttaaatcgcattattcgcttgcaagcagtccttgaaattgttacaaatcaaacagctctagccctgcaattacttgcatcccagcaaggtcaaatgcgctctgctatgtatcagaaccgtctggccctagactatctcctagccacagaaggaggtgtatgtggaaagcttaatttgactaactgctgcttacagattgatgataatggccaagccattcgaaaaatcgctgataatattcgtactttgtcccatgtaccggttcaaacctcacatccttttgcaaaattaaattagatagacaaatggtttggaggaacctggtggcgtaccttattgtgggtcatcggaggtattttattcctcctacttgttttgccctgtattattccctgtctacgcagcctggtgatttccatggtccaacaggctatgcaaccagggggactgggagaccccgttagaattttacttcaacacgagattaatttatcatgaaacgtttctcttccccgagttaaaatccccattcatatatatataatacacacattttaaagagagaaaggggtggattgttatatatagagaatttaggttaaaatggcttaagttaaaatgtgatgattaatcataaaaagggaagccagaacggacagggagcttactagcggccaaggacaaaaggttcagctggatatgttttttttacacatatcttttcatggtcatagtgagagacatgcaggagacaaaagattgataagaagggtgagaaacagaatttagtgtatgtagagttcgcagcgtacgtaacgaacgtgataattaaaaatgcagttatacttagaatgcttttgcaatactaaccaattaaaacagtattaataagaaggggaagggcaaacaataagggtataaaaatcaatgcactgtatgtatcggggcttaactggtgagaagccagttgagtccaactctgcagacttgtaaataaagcttgtcgtgtcatcagttttaaagagactcatgtgtgagaagttttatttctgacagtacGTTGAGTTAAAAACaccgtaatacttccctgaacaacacacctctctccgaaaaccaacaagaaccttcctgagtggtaatcatttacctttcgagcaccaaagcctggtgaactttatatatgttcaattatgtgcacagtatatgaatggactgcaacaagtggacttggaggaatgagaagtgagattggactgtgaaccaaagaacttttctgaacttacacacacattacacacatgtgcacttagaattagaaggggggtaagttaagtaaattaagttaaagtattaaaatagtgataagttaaagtgtaaatcgtgttcatgtttaaagataattaatatcAGCTTTTGTtttagtcaccatttgtcttggtgaatatctattgctgctgtgttttgggatcctctggtctcgtaacacagcaacttcaggttatgataatagtccaaaaaagggacccggcatcttttgaaaattattaattgactcttcaataattttttgtaaatatcaacaaaacataatataatttaactgttgtgtttgtgtcgttggagaagtgcctttccattcaatcagaattagagttttgggtgccgcatttgagaaaagatgtgctggtgttggagaaggccagagatgatttactggaatgatatcaggaatgaaagggttagtgtatgaggaacaattgtcgactcttcgactgtactagttggagtacagaaggataagggggacctcagaggcatttcaaatgctggaaggcctggacaattaaaaacaacatttgttaaagtatccctttgtcttggtgatttcctattgctgctaggatttggggtcctctgggcctgtaacagtcccaagatgaggtcttctactccaggacacccaaaatgtcttatttcttcaataaatgcagttttctccatactgtctttgataaagtctgcacccgtatctccaattctctttctgcccttaccccacctcctctccagccgaacaaggacagaatccctcaggtttctcacttaccacccatcagctgccacatctgactcgttaaccttgaacacttccaacttcagcaccatcctctaacctgctccactcagatcctcttttcacaggggcacatctttctgtgactccctcgacggcactttcctctccacccaccaccacctgatgcacttcccattgaaaccgcagaaattgccaaacttgtcccttcctatcctctcacctccatccaaggccacaatcagaccttccagttgaggcagtgtttcacatgcaccccatccaacttaatctcctacatatggttgactcagttgacctcgatatcagcaagtCCAAAtagagactgggtggccattttgctgaacacatgcgctctgtggatctaaacttgagcctcctgtggcctaccatatcaattctcgaacccttccaacAACatttctgttggccccatccttcaccAAGGTGAGggtaaacaatcttaaagaaaacacattatattcctcctgggcagccttaaactctatagcatgaacacgaatgtttctaatttaagcagccactcacctctgtctgatttcactgtctccatctcttgatctactgtccatttgaatataattactcctttaaggtagaagagtcgacATGGTGTTTTTCCTAtatagcttgccattgaacaactggcaaaattaagcggcagttgttgcagaatgaatggtgttattgttcaaaatctgcctgtgatcgaaagtattcttggactgaatagacatctgggccaaatggctatttaatgataatctgtacatgattgtacatcctaaagtacaatgactacttctatccactaaagattgttaaagagcaagaatagacaatacaatcacgtaaaattcccatccatacagcacacgtattaatacacaaaacaatcacacttccttattggtcaggaagtgcctacacttccaaaggagactgaggaggtcaaggccaacggctctcatcctgaaatttcacaggagcgcagttgattctcctgtctggctgcatcattggatggtctagtagctgtaaaacatcagacaggaatgatgcaaagagttgtgaggatcactggggtctccttttctTCTGACGATGacattactgggagtgttgttcaaatagggctcaaggaattgtacaaagaccatttccatgcagtgctcagcatctttaaccacgtccatcatcaaaatcaggactgccaggctggggaatagtttcttcccacagggtgtgagatggatgaaaagtatcttgtaagtgggataatcatccaaaatatttatatatgtagcggctactttgatagagctactaaaggaacacacatacaccaggttagtcaacaaaaGACTGCTTTATACAAACTATACAggcttattttatttacagcttgtcccgggctccatgggtcaaggtggaacattattatgagtttgctgccgatccacgggaccacaggtttaaattaagccctgtgaatgttcCGCACCTTCCGgcaagagaatccacagatcagcgttccattctttggcacgcagcaccacgcgagggttgtcaattaaatggatgagtacccagctctttgccttatgatttcacgcacccgccaaagaaccttgcccactcagcccactagacagctgctacaccaaccccccccacccccacccagaaccCGTCGCCAGAAACtgaaacaccagctgcatgcacctgaggtggaccccctcgccgtctgggcttggggcactgaagaggtgaagcgggatccacatgggcaggcttgagtctgtccacattaaacagctgtgaatgcccaccaatgtccaaagtataaagaACCCCATCTATCTTCACCACGTGGAAAGGACCCTCATACAGTCATTGTAACGGAACTcctgggataaaaacaaaatcaatatccaggagtggtgggggaacattttgcttagaggatccaagccagtggttaggaaaaggtttgctgatcgcgacaccatgtcgaagctgctgaaggatgttcagatcagagttggttgtgaaatgaaagtcccatgaaactgtaaggaccgtaccataaaccatctcttcggacaatgcagacctatcttcctttggagccgtgcacactcccaatagaacccagggcaactcatcaacctaattgagaccggtgagttgggccttaagtgcggacttcagttgccggtggaaacatccacaaagccgttggaccgtgggtgaattctgttccgcggtctgaagaaatgtgggtcgggaaaccaaatctagccatccaattgaagatgaatgctctggcgtttgtctcagtgtcactggatggcaaagggacggccactggccagcgtgtgaaacaTTCTACgtctgttagaatgtatctcatgttttgagatactggcaatggtccaagcaggtccacatgcatgtgttccaactgcctgcgtaccgatgggaaaggttgaagaggtgccttaatgtggcactgaattttggcagtctggcaggaggtacatgttcaaACCCATTGAGCGACACATTTTTTCAGTCCAtgtcatacatatttatttgacatgagcttgacagatgttctgatgc
Encoded proteins:
- the LOC138745760 gene encoding protein NYNRIN-like, which encodes MMDPVSRGWPTCIQGVAAAALLVEEVRKHTFGGKMTVYTSHSVSVLLTQTAHRWLTDSRILKYETILMVGEDLQFAKINSCNPAQFLYGSETEREVEHDCVELTDLQTKTREDLCDTPLGEGYEFYIDGSARCVDGMRRSGYAIIEGNTWKVVGSTRLPGSWSAQSCELYALQRALRILEKKIGTIYTDSKYAYGVVHTFGKIWKERGLITSRGKELAHEQMITLTLEALTLPQEIAVVYIPSHQRGDTPTAIGNRLANEEAKRAAMQQEVRLLTLIPIRQGIKKAPIFTAKEEKDMAQLGASQLPDGTWKTPDGRMVLNKEITRNILKHLHHQSHWGTQALCDTVLREYVCKGIYTLAQQEVQNCHLCTKINKKVMRTGTMGGQPLAIRPFQRIQIDFTELPQVQRWKYLLVIIDHFTRWVEAFPTINATASTIARLLLEQIIPRYGIMDSIDSDRGPHFSSKIQQLICNALQVSWKLHTPWHPQSSGRVERMNGTLKMQLTKLMVETKMPWIKCLPLALLRIRTAPRKDVGLSPYEMMFGLPFWSTVEGCPTLGEGDIFVRNYLQALSRSLTDLRKRGLLAQTPPLDFSLHKVEPGDWILIKTWKTEKFQPQWEGPYQVLLTTEAAARTREKGWTHASRFKGPVEAPQDPDTNSDWTCVPGEKPLTLRFRRKT